DNA from Bacteroidota bacterium:
CGGGGTCAATCTGCAGAGTTGTTTGGGTTGAGAAGGGGTTGGGATTAATTGATATTGTAAAAGAAGAATTGTACTCGCTAATTCCTGTGTTATTGAATGTAGGAACATGGCAGGCATTTTTAAATGGATTGATAAATTGTAAAGAGTCATTGTATTTGTAGCATAAGATTGTCCATGATTGTTCAGTATAATTTAATCCCAACAACTCTTGCAGATTTCCTATTCCATCAATTGTATAAAATGCGAAACTGTCCAAAGGGGATACGCCTGAAGTGATAGAATGAAATAGTTTTCTATAAGTGCCATCTTGTAATTGAATGGAATCAATTTTGTCTACGATTGCAGGTTGTCCCATTCCGAAACCGATTGTCATTACTGTGTCTCCAACATTTGCTGAGAAGTTGTAAAGAAGAAAAACATTTCCGCTTTGATTCATATAAACTTTTTTAGTGAGAGAATCTTCTGTCAACCCACCTTGATAAATTGCCCCCATTGTGGAATCTTGTCTGTATAGTTTTTTATATGAAACAGAATTTATAGTTGTGTCTCCTTTGAAGAAATAATAATAAGTGCTCCAACCATATGAGAATCCAAACGAATAATCATTGTAATAACTCCAAGAAGAATTAGTGTCTACTAACGAGTTAAAAGTTGTCTGACCGTGCGCAACTGTCAAGCCGAGTGTTACTAATAAAATCAAACCGTTCAAATTGACAATGGTTGCGCTTTGGGGACGATTAATGAAAGTATTTGAAAAACAATATTTTACTTTATTCTTCCACTTACTTGTCAATGGCAAAACTGCTGAGAGAAGGAGTAGTTTTTTCATTTATCCGTGATTAGTAATTTCTCTGTTGCGACCTCATTGCCACCTCCAGACATCCCCCTTAATCCCCCTTTATTAAGGGGGAAGGGAGAGGGAGTTGACAAGCGAATGAAATATAGTCCGCTTGCGAGTAACTGCTATTTCACCACATTCACGTTGCCGATAAGTTTGTGTTCGGCTTTTTTCAAATCGTGATAGGTAATCACATACACATAGATATCTTCCTGCACCAGGTCTCCGCTCCTGTGAACTTTTCCGTCCCAGTAATCCCTCACATTGGTTGTTTTGAAAACCAGATTGCCCCACCGGTCAAAAATCATCATTGAATAATTTTGTTCGTCAATTCTTGAAAACTGCGGAGCGAAAACCTCATTCAGCCCGTCATTGTTTGGAGTAAAAGTATTGGGAACATATATGGTGGAATAGCCTTCTACAATAACGGTTTGCTCTGTGGTGTCGTTGCATCCGGATGCATTGGTGACAATGAGCGTGACCAGAAAAGTTCCTTCGCTCTGATAGGTGTAATGCGGATTTTGAACGACTGAATTTCCGCCATCGCCAAAACTCCATGCCCATGTTATTATGTTGGAAGCCGACAAATCAATGAATGTTACATTGGAACTGAGAATGTTAACCACCTGCGGATTTGCTATGAAGTTTGCGCTGGGTCCCGGAATATTTGCGACAGTTGCCGAACTGCTCACATTGCACCCG
Protein-coding regions in this window:
- a CDS encoding T9SS type A sorting domain-containing protein — its product is MKKLLLLSAVLPLTSKWKNKVKYCFSNTFINRPQSATIVNLNGLILLVTLGLTVAHGQTTFNSLVDTNSSWSYYNDYSFGFSYGWSTYYYFFKGDTTINSVSYKKLYRQDSTMGAIYQGGLTEDSLTKKVYMNQSGNVFLLYNFSANVGDTVMTIGFGMGQPAIVDKIDSIQLQDGTYRKLFHSITSGVSPLDSFAFYTIDGIGNLQELLGLNYTEQSWTILCYKYNDSLQFINPFKNACHVPTFNNTGISEYNSSFTISINPNPFSTQTTLQIDPVGNLSNGAGIPLHNATLTIYNSFGQAVKQIKNISGQTVTLTRDNLPGGLYFFRITQDNKTITTDKLVITDN